From the Thermovirga lienii DSM 17291 genome, one window contains:
- a CDS encoding hypothetical protein (KEGG: ava:Ava_4088 hypothetical protein~SPTR: Putative uncharacterized protein), whose protein sequence is MRLLTRSELIALSEHQKAPSVSIYMPTPLPAEPRKSQIAFKSVLGEVQDELLGRGLKEQEVEDLLEPAKKLLSNSMFWENQSKALAVFLSEGYERIYRIPLEVPKLAVVSRGFHIKPLLPLVGGGDDFYVLCLSKKKIRLIQCTKEDFRNVDLENVPQSISEALQYEPLEKQGQIGSAPGRQGLFHGHGAGDEDFKENLKTFLRMVDKGIRELLKDETAPLVPAGVAYVVSLYKEVASYPHVTEEFVEGSPDNLTAEELFQRAKAIVEPIFKKEEMEAKEKFEALLGTGKASSMLEEVLPAAFSGRVEVLFVPLGVQVWGKWKKATHEMELTSREDPEARDLLDLAAVETLRSRGKVYVVSPEEVPGGKDVAAIFRY, encoded by the coding sequence ATGAGGTTGTTGACCCGAAGCGAGCTGATAGCGTTATCGGAACACCAGAAGGCCCCCAGCGTTTCCATCTACATGCCCACGCCCCTTCCCGCAGAGCCCCGAAAGAGCCAGATAGCTTTCAAGAGTGTCCTTGGGGAAGTGCAGGACGAACTTTTGGGTCGGGGACTCAAGGAGCAGGAAGTGGAGGATCTTTTGGAACCTGCTAAGAAACTGCTTTCGAACTCCATGTTCTGGGAAAACCAAAGCAAGGCCCTTGCAGTGTTTTTGTCCGAGGGGTACGAGAGGATCTACAGGATACCCTTGGAGGTCCCCAAGCTTGCGGTGGTTTCCCGGGGATTTCACATAAAGCCCCTTTTGCCTCTTGTAGGCGGTGGGGATGACTTTTACGTTCTGTGCCTCAGCAAGAAGAAAATAAGATTGATCCAGTGCACCAAAGAGGACTTCAGAAACGTCGACTTGGAGAACGTTCCCCAGAGCATATCCGAGGCCCTTCAGTACGAGCCCCTGGAGAAACAGGGTCAGATCGGCTCAGCCCCGGGCCGGCAGGGACTCTTTCATGGCCACGGTGCAGGAGACGAGGACTTCAAGGAAAACCTCAAAACCTTCTTGCGAATGGTGGACAAGGGAATACGGGAGCTTCTAAAGGACGAGACGGCGCCTCTGGTTCCAGCAGGAGTTGCCTACGTGGTCTCCCTGTACAAGGAGGTTGCGTCCTACCCCCACGTGACCGAGGAGTTCGTGGAGGGAAGCCCGGACAATTTGACGGCTGAGGAGCTCTTCCAGAGGGCAAAGGCCATAGTGGAACCTATCTTCAAGAAAGAGGAAATGGAGGCAAAGGAGAAGTTTGAAGCCCTTTTGGGGACAGGCAAGGCCTCTTCCATGCTCGAGGAAGTACTGCCGGCGGCCTTTTCAGGCAGGGTGGAGGTACTCTTTGTGCCTTTGGGGGTCCAGGTGTGGGGCAAATGGAAAAAAGCCACACACGAAATGGAGCTTACCTCCAGGGAGGATCCTGAGGCAAGGGATCTTTTGGACCTTGCAGCGGTGGAGACCTTGAGGAGCAGGGGCAAGGTGTACGTGGTAAGTCCCGAGGAGGTGCCAGGAGGCAAGGATGTGGCGGCCATCTTCAGGTATTGA